A section of the Streptomyces sp. SCL15-4 genome encodes:
- the ehuA gene encoding ectoine/hydroxyectoine ABC transporter ATP-binding protein EhuA: MSVETRKQPAATGTAPTELIRLEGVTKRFGEHTVLDGLDLSVDAGRHVTLIGPSGSGKTTILRLLMTLAKPDEGTITVAGQRLFPAPEKQVREVRKKIGMVFQQFNLFPNMSVLRNLTEAPVRVLGLPKDEAEARARELLDLVGLADKCDAKPTRLSGGQQQRVAIARALAMRPQVLLLDEVTSALDPELVAGVLDLLRDIARSTDITMLCVTHEMGFARDISDQVLMFDGGRVIEAGPPEQIFGDPERERTREFVSAVR; the protein is encoded by the coding sequence TTGTCCGTTGAGACCCGCAAGCAGCCGGCCGCGACCGGCACCGCCCCGACCGAGCTGATCCGCCTGGAAGGCGTGACGAAACGATTCGGCGAGCACACCGTCCTGGACGGGCTGGACCTGTCCGTGGACGCCGGCCGGCACGTCACCCTGATCGGGCCCTCCGGTTCCGGCAAGACCACGATCCTCAGGCTGCTGATGACCCTCGCCAAGCCGGACGAGGGCACCATCACCGTGGCCGGGCAGCGGCTGTTCCCGGCGCCGGAGAAGCAGGTCCGGGAGGTCCGCAAGAAGATCGGGATGGTGTTCCAGCAGTTCAACCTGTTCCCGAACATGTCGGTGCTGCGCAACCTCACCGAGGCGCCGGTCCGGGTGCTCGGGCTGCCGAAGGACGAGGCCGAGGCGCGGGCGCGGGAGCTGCTGGACCTGGTGGGCCTGGCCGACAAGTGCGACGCGAAGCCGACCCGGCTCTCGGGCGGGCAGCAGCAGCGGGTGGCGATCGCCCGGGCGCTGGCCATGCGGCCGCAGGTGCTGCTGCTGGACGAGGTGACCTCCGCGCTCGACCCGGAGCTGGTCGCGGGCGTGCTGGACCTGCTGCGGGACATCGCGCGCAGCACCGACATCACGATGCTGTGCGTGACCCACGAGATGGGCTTCGCCCGGGACATCTCCGACCAGGTGCTGATGTTCGACGGGGGCCGGGTCATCGAGGCCGGCCCGCCGGAGCAGATCTTCGGCGACCCGGAGCGGGAGCGGACGCGGGAGTTCGTCAGCGCGGTCCGGTGA
- the ehuD gene encoding ectoine/hydroxyectoine ABC transporter permease subunit EhuD yields MTWDWGAVADFLPYFGKGLVVTLEALALGSLISFALGLVWTLLTRVPTRWVRWPVGVFTEFVRDTPLLVQLFFLFYVLPETGVALSPLTTGVLGLGLHYSTYTMQVYRAGIEAVPAGQWEAATALSLPVRRTWTAVVLPQALRRVVPPLGNYVIAMLKDTPMLMTIGVLELLGRARLVSQQHFQFTEPLTVIGVAFVVVSYLASLLLRTLERRLVR; encoded by the coding sequence ATGACCTGGGACTGGGGAGCCGTCGCCGACTTCCTGCCGTACTTCGGCAAGGGGCTCGTCGTCACCTTGGAGGCGCTGGCCCTGGGGTCGCTGATCTCGTTCGCGCTGGGCCTGGTGTGGACCCTGCTGACGCGGGTGCCGACCCGGTGGGTGCGCTGGCCGGTGGGGGTCTTCACGGAGTTCGTGCGGGACACCCCGCTGCTGGTGCAGCTGTTCTTCCTGTTCTACGTGCTGCCCGAGACGGGAGTGGCCCTGTCCCCGCTGACCACCGGGGTCCTCGGGCTCGGGCTGCACTACTCGACGTACACGATGCAGGTCTACCGGGCCGGCATCGAGGCGGTGCCGGCGGGTCAGTGGGAGGCCGCGACCGCGCTGAGCCTGCCGGTGCGGCGCACCTGGACGGCGGTGGTGCTGCCGCAGGCGCTGCGCCGGGTGGTGCCGCCGCTCGGCAACTACGTCATCGCGATGCTGAAGGACACGCCGATGCTGATGACGATCGGCGTGCTGGAGCTGCTGGGCCGGGCGCGGCTCGTCTCGCAGCAGCACTTCCAGTTCACCGAGCCGCTGACGGTGATCGGCGTCGCCTTCGTCGTCGTGTCGTATCTGGCCTCCCTTCTTCTGCGCACCCTGGAGCGACGCCTTGTCCGTTGA